A genomic stretch from Leptospira andrefontaineae includes:
- a CDS encoding DUF6962 family protein codes for MQISTAISDLVLAIFAIWAGLSVQSSSKGNVSKKGGAYGLFLIGLGALLGVVFFLGGDWISQIYRPIVHVAGVVGVPWIGIAFFNAGFGKINGKTWNLLSLILLVLAVLSYLYPLGLYATLIGAIALIAVLVVCIQKYKGSHKTAALYGIAGALLFILSGLVIGTVGTIAGLPRVDLFHYGLAAASYCLGYSLKRIG; via the coding sequence ATGCAAATTAGTACTGCTATTTCTGATTTAGTATTGGCAATCTTCGCCATATGGGCCGGTCTTTCCGTCCAATCTTCCTCTAAAGGAAATGTTTCTAAAAAGGGAGGAGCCTACGGTCTTTTTTTGATCGGGTTAGGTGCACTTCTAGGTGTGGTTTTCTTTTTAGGAGGAGATTGGATCAGCCAAATCTATAGACCTATCGTGCATGTTGCAGGAGTGGTTGGAGTTCCTTGGATCGGGATCGCATTTTTTAATGCAGGTTTCGGTAAAATAAACGGCAAAACTTGGAATCTTCTTAGTTTGATACTTTTAGTTTTAGCCGTATTAAGTTATCTTTATCCTTTGGGTTTATATGCAACGTTGATCGGAGCAATCGCATTGATTGCAGTTCTAGTAGTATGTATCCAAAAATACAAAGGTTCTCATAAGACAGCCGCTTTGTACGGAATAGCTGGGGCTTTACTTTTCATTCTATCCGGACTTGTAATTGGAACTGTAGGAACGATTGCAGGGCTTCCTAGAGTGGATCTATTTCATTATGGATTAGCTGCAGCGTCCTATTGTTTAGGTTATTCTTTAAAAAG